The following are from one region of the Azospirillum sp. TSH100 genome:
- a CDS encoding flagellar hook assembly protein FlgD produces MTTTPSTGLMTAAKTNAAATTDQTKTDQTMTGEPKKATVDYESFLKLLTAQLRNQDPLAPMDATQFMTQLAQLSTVEQSMRSNDTLGKVLDTLKSSGMRMDMALLGRKVEVASDQLALAGGKAEAAYTVDGTPASVKLEVLNGAGSVVYSTPGSLKTGRQLFDWTGKTASGGTAPDGVYTLRVTAKDKDGKALKSATVVSDTVAEVRSVDGASKFVLKNGATVDSSAVLSAS; encoded by the coding sequence ATGACCACCACGCCCAGCACCGGCCTGATGACCGCCGCAAAGACGAACGCGGCGGCCACGACAGACCAGACCAAGACCGACCAGACAATGACCGGCGAGCCCAAGAAGGCCACGGTCGATTACGAATCCTTCCTGAAGCTGCTGACCGCCCAGCTGCGCAACCAGGATCCGCTGGCACCGATGGATGCCACCCAGTTCATGACCCAGCTGGCGCAGCTGTCGACGGTGGAGCAGTCGATGCGCTCCAACGACACGCTGGGCAAGGTGCTGGACACGCTGAAGAGCAGCGGCATGCGCATGGACATGGCCCTGCTCGGCCGCAAGGTGGAAGTGGCGTCGGACCAGCTGGCGCTGGCCGGCGGCAAGGCGGAAGCCGCCTACACCGTCGACGGCACGCCGGCTTCCGTGAAGCTGGAGGTGCTGAATGGCGCCGGCAGCGTCGTCTACAGCACCCCCGGTTCGCTGAAGACCGGCCGGCAGCTCTTCGACTGGACCGGCAAGACCGCCAGTGGCGGCACCGCGCCCGATGGCGTCTATACGCTGCGGGTGACGGCGAAGGACAAGGACGGCAAGGCGCTGAAGAGCGCCACCGTCGTCAGCGACACGGTGGCCGAGGTGCGCAGCGTCGACGGCGCCAGCAAGTTCGTGCTGAAGAACGGCGCCACGGTGGATTCGAGCGCGGTGCTGTCGGCGTCGTAA
- the motA gene encoding flagellar motor stator protein MotA, whose product MRLMFGLIAVFASVLGGFYAMGGRMAVLWQPVEIVIIIGAGIGGFAIANSPAVLRETLRAVGAIARGRATPKNDYLDMIALVYGLLRVAKSKGMSQIEADIDKPAESPLFTQYPNVLRYDRCITFLCDYLRLVALGQDNPHDLESLMAEELDTLGRELNQVPKALQNLADALPALGIVAAVLGVINAMGAISEAPEVLGRMIGGALTGTFLGVLLSYGMVGPIASAARQRRESELNMYFCIKAALCAYLRGSPPQVCAEYARKVLYTDIQPSLAEVEVATALSSQAKGRDSRQAA is encoded by the coding sequence ATGCGCTTGATGTTCGGGTTGATCGCGGTGTTCGCCAGCGTCCTCGGCGGCTTCTATGCCATGGGCGGGCGGATGGCGGTGCTGTGGCAGCCGGTGGAGATCGTCATCATCATCGGCGCCGGCATCGGCGGCTTCGCCATCGCCAACAGCCCGGCGGTGCTGCGCGAGACGCTGCGCGCCGTCGGCGCCATCGCCCGCGGCCGGGCGACGCCCAAGAACGACTATCTCGACATGATCGCGCTGGTCTATGGCCTGCTGCGCGTCGCCAAATCCAAGGGCATGTCGCAGATCGAGGCGGACATCGACAAGCCGGCCGAGAGCCCACTGTTCACACAGTATCCCAACGTTTTGCGCTATGACCGCTGCATCACCTTCCTGTGCGATTACCTGCGCCTGGTCGCTCTCGGTCAGGACAACCCGCACGATCTGGAATCGCTGATGGCGGAGGAGCTGGACACGCTGGGCCGCGAGCTGAACCAGGTGCCCAAGGCGTTGCAGAACCTCGCCGACGCGCTGCCGGCGCTGGGCATCGTCGCCGCGGTGCTGGGCGTCATCAACGCCATGGGCGCCATCAGCGAGGCGCCGGAGGTGCTGGGCCGGATGATCGGCGGAGCGCTGACCGGCACCTTCCTCGGCGTGCTGCTGTCCTACGGCATGGTGGGCCCGATCGCCAGCGCCGCCCGCCAGCGCCGCGAATCGGAACTGAACATGTATTTCTGCATCAAGGCGGCGCTCTGCGCCTATCTCCGCGGCAGCCCACCGCAGGTCTGCGCCGAATATGCCCGCAAGGTGCTGTACACCGACATCCAGCCCAGTCTGGCCGAGGTGGAGGTCGCCACCGCGCTGTCGTCGCAGGCCAAGGGCCGCGACAGCCGTCAGGCGGCGTGA
- the flgH gene encoding flagellar basal body L-ring protein FlgH, whose product MRTALVPILLLSLGTSGCARLADIGSAPTLSEISNPALQPEARVISLPMPQPSTAEQIPSSLWRTGSRDFFRDPRAKLVGDLLTVVIDISDQAQMRNSTQRGRTNSEKEGLPNFFGLESRLPAVLPDAVDPSNLVNLDSTSSSAGNGTIQRNERIAMRVAAVVTQVLPNGNFVIAGRQEVRVNYELREMRIAGVIRPEDISNANTIEYDKIAEARITYGGRGQITDVQQPRYGQQVLDVILPF is encoded by the coding sequence ATGCGCACCGCGCTCGTCCCCATCCTGCTGCTGTCGCTTGGCACGAGCGGCTGCGCCCGGCTGGCCGACATCGGCAGCGCTCCCACCCTGTCGGAGATCTCAAACCCGGCCTTGCAGCCGGAGGCCCGCGTGATCTCGCTGCCGATGCCGCAGCCCTCGACGGCCGAGCAGATCCCAAGCTCGTTGTGGCGCACCGGGTCGCGCGACTTCTTCCGCGATCCCCGCGCGAAGCTGGTGGGCGACCTGCTGACCGTGGTCATCGACATTTCCGACCAGGCGCAGATGCGCAACAGCACCCAGCGCGGCCGCACCAACAGCGAAAAGGAGGGGCTGCCCAACTTCTTCGGTCTGGAAAGCCGCCTGCCGGCAGTGCTGCCCGACGCGGTGGATCCGTCGAATCTGGTCAATCTGGACAGCACCAGCAGCTCGGCCGGCAACGGCACCATCCAGCGCAACGAACGCATCGCCATGCGGGTCGCCGCCGTGGTGACCCAGGTGCTGCCCAACGGCAATTTCGTCATCGCCGGCCGGCAGGAGGTGCGGGTGAACTACGAGCTGCGCGAGATGCGCATCGCCGGCGTCATCCGGCCGGAAGACATCAGCAACGCCAACACCATCGAATACGACAAGATCGCCGAGGCGCGCATCACCTATGGCGGTCGCGGCCAGATCACCGACGTTCAGCAGCCGCGCTACGGCCAGCAGGTGCTGGACGTGATTCTGCCCTTCTGA
- the flgK gene encoding flagellar hook-associated protein FlgK, which translates to MSVQLALTAALSGLRTTQQQAAMVSHNLANATTAGYVRRDLDLTAVNTAGRGAGVRVDAVARKVDELLIRDARFETSRFSGQEARASALADYALVLGQPQDEKSVSTQLSKLQQAFARLHDMPSDDAARSAVVSQAAALAGGLNRAAEAAQTVQDDARDRLQTSVDAVNTSLQRISDLNGKIATLETRGGDAGDLRDQRDRLLDQVSQEIGIRTYSREDGQMVVMTRNGQTLLDHPLTPGEQPLTLLGDEVMANGVSLSAKPDSEIQSGRIMGYVQTIKQDMPRAMAQLDELAAGLVQAFQGAETDPTKPGLFTDAGAAYGTTAGLASRIAVNDVVRTESWRVQSGVQAAAPLKPGDQTQIDRFQAVFTGTRSFTATDMPATATLGGYATAMVSAQQGYRTGAESEMNARKISADTLETARINRDGVNIDDEMQKLQLIEQSYGASAQVVQVAGRMIDILLQIKG; encoded by the coding sequence ATGAGCGTCCAACTCGCCCTCACCGCCGCCCTGTCCGGCCTGCGCACGACGCAGCAGCAGGCGGCGATGGTGTCCCACAACCTCGCCAACGCCACCACTGCCGGCTATGTGCGCCGCGACCTCGACCTGACGGCGGTCAACACCGCCGGCCGCGGCGCCGGGGTGCGGGTGGACGCCGTCGCGCGCAAGGTGGACGAACTGCTGATCCGCGACGCGCGGTTCGAGACCAGCCGCTTCAGCGGACAGGAGGCGCGGGCCTCGGCGCTCGCCGACTATGCGCTGGTGCTGGGGCAGCCGCAGGACGAGAAGTCGGTCTCCACCCAGCTGTCGAAGCTGCAACAGGCCTTCGCCCGCCTGCACGACATGCCCAGCGACGACGCGGCGCGCAGCGCCGTGGTGTCGCAGGCAGCAGCGCTGGCCGGCGGCCTGAACCGCGCCGCCGAAGCCGCGCAGACCGTGCAGGACGATGCCAGGGACCGGCTCCAGACCTCCGTCGACGCGGTGAACACCTCGCTCCAGCGCATCAGCGACCTGAACGGAAAGATCGCGACGCTGGAAACGCGCGGCGGCGATGCCGGCGACCTGCGTGACCAGCGCGACCGCCTGCTCGATCAGGTGTCGCAGGAGATCGGCATCCGCACCTACAGCCGCGAGGACGGCCAGATGGTGGTGATGACCCGCAACGGCCAGACCCTGCTCGACCACCCGCTGACGCCGGGCGAACAGCCGCTGACCCTGCTGGGGGACGAGGTGATGGCCAACGGCGTCTCCCTGTCGGCCAAGCCGGACAGCGAAATCCAGAGCGGCCGCATCATGGGCTATGTCCAGACCATCAAGCAGGACATGCCCCGCGCCATGGCCCAGCTGGACGAGCTGGCCGCCGGTCTGGTCCAGGCCTTCCAGGGGGCGGAGACCGATCCGACCAAGCCCGGCCTGTTCACCGATGCCGGGGCGGCCTATGGCACCACTGCCGGGCTGGCCTCGCGCATCGCCGTCAACGACGTGGTGCGGACGGAAAGCTGGCGGGTGCAGAGCGGCGTGCAGGCGGCGGCTCCGCTGAAGCCGGGCGACCAGACACAGATCGACAGGTTCCAGGCCGTCTTCACCGGAACGCGCAGCTTCACCGCCACCGACATGCCGGCCACCGCGACGCTCGGCGGCTACGCCACCGCCATGGTGTCGGCGCAGCAGGGCTACCGCACCGGTGCGGAGTCGGAGATGAACGCGCGCAAGATCAGCGCCGACACGCTGGAGACGGCCCGCATCAACCGCGACGGCGTCAACATCGACGACGAGATGCAGAAGCTGCAGCTGATCGAGCAGAGCTACGGCGCCAGTGCCCAGGTGGTGCAGGTGGCCGGCCGCATGATCGACATCCTGTTGCAGATCAAGGGATAA
- the flgG gene encoding flagellar basal-body rod protein FlgG, with amino-acid sequence MRVLSIASTGMMAQQMNVEVISNNIANINTTAFKRSRAEFQDLMYQAEKRQGSQSTDSGTIVPTGVEVGLGVRPTSVNRINTTGNLTSTGNELDLAIEGRGYFNVTQPGGETVYTRAGSFKLSPEGTIVTADGFTVAPGITVPQGTREVVINRSGEVLAYVDGKTQPVNQGQLAMTVFVNDSGLEALGDNLFRATPASGEPQEGLAGQAGFGTIRQKYLESSNVNVVQEITELISAQRAYEMNAKVIEAGDQMASTMTNMR; translated from the coding sequence ATGCGCGTGCTCAGCATCGCGTCCACCGGCATGATGGCCCAGCAGATGAACGTCGAGGTCATCTCCAACAACATCGCCAACATCAACACCACGGCCTTCAAGCGCTCGCGCGCCGAATTCCAGGACCTGATGTACCAGGCGGAAAAGCGCCAGGGCAGCCAGTCGACCGACAGCGGCACCATCGTGCCGACCGGTGTCGAGGTGGGGCTGGGCGTGCGGCCGACCTCGGTCAACCGCATCAACACCACCGGCAACCTGACCTCCACCGGCAACGAACTGGATCTGGCGATCGAGGGGCGCGGCTATTTCAACGTGACCCAGCCCGGCGGCGAGACCGTCTATACCCGCGCCGGCAGTTTCAAGCTGTCGCCGGAGGGCACCATCGTCACCGCCGACGGCTTCACCGTCGCCCCCGGCATCACCGTGCCGCAGGGCACGCGCGAGGTGGTGATCAACCGCTCCGGCGAGGTGCTGGCCTATGTCGACGGCAAGACCCAGCCGGTCAACCAGGGCCAGCTGGCGATGACGGTGTTCGTCAACGACAGCGGTCTGGAGGCGCTGGGCGACAATCTGTTCCGCGCCACCCCGGCATCCGGCGAACCGCAGGAGGGGCTGGCCGGTCAGGCCGGCTTCGGCACCATCCGCCAGAAATATCTGGAATCTTCCAACGTCAACGTCGTGCAGGAGATCACCGAGCTGATCTCCGCCCAGCGGGCCTACGAGATGAACGCCAAGGTGATCGAGGCCGGCGACCAGATGGCCTCCACCATGACCAACATGCGGTGA
- a CDS encoding flagellin: MLYNALSTLGMSRTLQSTMTRQQMELTRANEEVSTGVHADVAATIGASTGRDIALRNLFDRTDEYVKTTDLLDGRMKMMDSAMTSILTSGTDLLAAAATGLGQQSPTGSSLQIRARGVLDQVVGLLNASAGNSYLFAGTALDQPPMRNVDGDKSGLRSPMQIIRDAIQSATGGSAMPTTAAETAAVVARLDDLFAVRDPATPAPAPLTDTFEGGLYTGTTAMQPGGTASPRVSGQPADATTVAYGVQANDPMVREMLEGIYMLAAVDTSTMNVDAYPDYIRTAVDKLSGGLGKLREATAQLGIQRAQVATLAEQHKTQKSVLSLQIDNLEGVDPYEASTRITQLQAQIDATASATARIAKLHLTNYL; the protein is encoded by the coding sequence ATGCTGTACAATGCCCTGTCCACGCTGGGGATGAGCCGGACGCTGCAAAGCACGATGACCCGGCAGCAGATGGAGCTGACCCGGGCGAACGAGGAGGTGTCGACCGGCGTCCATGCCGACGTCGCCGCCACCATCGGCGCCAGCACCGGCCGCGACATCGCGCTGCGCAACCTGTTCGACCGCACCGACGAGTATGTGAAGACCACCGACCTGCTCGATGGCCGGATGAAGATGATGGACAGCGCGATGACCAGCATCCTCACCTCCGGCACCGATCTGCTGGCCGCCGCCGCCACCGGGCTGGGGCAGCAGTCGCCGACGGGCAGTTCGCTGCAAATCCGGGCGCGCGGCGTGCTGGATCAGGTGGTCGGGCTGCTGAACGCCTCGGCCGGAAACAGCTATCTGTTTGCCGGCACCGCCCTGGACCAGCCGCCGATGCGCAACGTCGACGGCGACAAGTCGGGCCTGCGGTCGCCGATGCAGATCATCCGGGACGCCATCCAGTCGGCGACCGGCGGCAGCGCCATGCCGACCACGGCGGCGGAGACCGCGGCGGTGGTCGCCCGGCTGGACGACCTGTTCGCCGTGCGCGACCCGGCGACGCCCGCCCCGGCCCCGTTGACCGACACCTTCGAGGGCGGCCTCTACACCGGCACCACGGCGATGCAGCCCGGCGGCACCGCGTCGCCGCGCGTCAGCGGCCAGCCGGCGGACGCCACCACCGTCGCCTATGGCGTGCAGGCCAACGACCCGATGGTGCGGGAGATGCTGGAGGGCATCTACATGCTGGCGGCGGTCGACACCTCGACGATGAACGTCGACGCCTATCCCGACTACATCAGGACGGCGGTGGACAAGCTGTCCGGCGGACTCGGCAAGCTGCGGGAAGCGACGGCGCAGCTCGGCATCCAGCGCGCCCAGGTCGCAACGCTGGCCGAACAGCACAAGACGCAGAAGTCGGTGCTCAGCCTGCAGATCGACAATCTGGAAGGCGTCGACCCCTACGAGGCCAGCACACGGATCACCCAGCTGCAGGCGCAGATCGACGCCACCGCCAGCGCCACCGCGCGCATCGCCAAGCTGCACCTGACCAACTACCTCTAG
- a CDS encoding flagellar hook protein FlgE, giving the protein MSLYSAMRSGVSGMSAQSSRLAAISDNISNSQTVGYKRATVDFSTLVTAPGSRSTYTASGVQSATHYQVQQDGTIMGTGSATDMAISGNGFFVVGNKASGTPEYSLTRAGSFLPDETGFLRNNAGQYLEAWKLNPDGTMPNVSKSRFDDLQSVNVGNLVYGGSKTTQMDFSGNLPAQAASGDTFTSSPTFYDGLGNPLDLSLTWTKTATPNEWTLTATGPTGYTVAGAPATLTFAATGPYAGKPVDGAGLPLNPMPSLTINSPATPTADSFTMSLGNVTQLNGDYVPTVTGDGAKVGQVTSVNIDDSGKLWVMYDNGARQALYQIPIATVTNPDGLVAQDGNTFTLGADTGTLTLGAGKQGSAGSVVGSALEQSNVDIATELVSLIETQRAYSSNATLVRTTDELVEETTRLKR; this is encoded by the coding sequence ATGAGCCTGTACAGCGCCATGCGTTCCGGTGTCAGCGGCATGTCCGCGCAAAGCTCGCGCCTTGCCGCCATTTCGGACAACATCAGCAATTCCCAGACGGTCGGCTACAAACGCGCCACCGTGGATTTCTCGACCCTGGTCACCGCGCCCGGCAGCCGCAGCACCTACACCGCCAGCGGCGTGCAGTCCGCCACCCATTATCAGGTGCAGCAGGACGGCACGATCATGGGCACCGGTTCCGCCACCGACATGGCGATCAGCGGCAACGGCTTCTTCGTCGTCGGCAACAAGGCGTCAGGCACGCCGGAATATTCGCTGACCCGCGCCGGCAGCTTCCTGCCCGACGAAACCGGTTTTCTGCGCAACAATGCCGGCCAGTATCTGGAAGCCTGGAAGCTGAACCCCGACGGCACCATGCCGAACGTCAGCAAGTCACGCTTCGACGATCTGCAGTCCGTCAATGTCGGCAATCTCGTCTATGGCGGCAGCAAAACCACGCAGATGGATTTCTCCGGCAACCTGCCGGCCCAGGCCGCCAGCGGCGACACCTTCACCAGCAGCCCGACCTTCTATGACGGGCTGGGCAATCCGCTGGACCTGTCGCTGACCTGGACCAAGACCGCCACCCCCAACGAGTGGACGCTGACCGCCACCGGCCCCACCGGCTACACCGTGGCCGGCGCCCCGGCGACGCTGACCTTCGCGGCCACCGGCCCCTATGCCGGAAAGCCGGTGGACGGCGCCGGCCTGCCGCTGAACCCGATGCCGAGCCTCACCATCAACTCGCCGGCCACGCCGACCGCCGACAGCTTCACCATGTCGCTCGGCAACGTCACGCAACTGAACGGCGATTACGTGCCAACGGTGACCGGCGACGGCGCAAAGGTCGGGCAGGTCACCTCGGTCAACATCGACGACAGCGGCAAGCTGTGGGTGATGTACGACAACGGCGCCCGCCAGGCGCTGTACCAGATCCCGATCGCCACCGTCACCAACCCGGACGGTCTGGTCGCCCAGGACGGCAACACCTTCACGCTGGGGGCGGACACCGGAACCCTGACGCTGGGTGCGGGCAAGCAGGGCAGCGCCGGCAGCGTCGTCGGCAGCGCGCTGGAGCAGTCGAACGTCGACATCGCGACCGAACTGGTCTCGCTGATCGAGACGCAGCGCGCCTATTCGTCGAACGCCACCCTGGTGCGCACCACCGACGAGTTGGTCGAAGAGACCACCCGCCTGAAGCGTTGA
- the flgA gene encoding flagellar basal body P-ring formation chaperone FlgA, whose amino-acid sequence MQRTLRRPLSVLLLGTMLALPFPAAAGPATGPVETRLAEELLASLGPSIPPDAQVALTLGRPFDGPVDAVRDIGLDPRTGIFTARILSNGHAVELSGRADVEVTMPVPVRRIRPGEIIEPSDLTTIRLSLDRAGAGFIASADALIGQSPRRQISAGRLVQVGSVGAPIVVQRNRPVTLVYEDGALMLAARGRALQEGGVGDTVRVMNIASSTVVTGTVTGSETVSVSGPRIPQAAKP is encoded by the coding sequence GTGCAGCGAACCCTCCGCCGGCCGCTGTCCGTTCTCCTGCTCGGGACCATGCTGGCGCTTCCCTTTCCGGCTGCCGCCGGTCCCGCCACCGGTCCCGTCGAGACGCGGCTGGCGGAGGAGCTTCTGGCCTCCCTCGGCCCTTCAATCCCGCCGGACGCCCAGGTGGCGCTGACGCTGGGCCGTCCCTTCGACGGGCCGGTTGATGCCGTGCGCGACATCGGGCTCGACCCCCGCACCGGCATCTTCACCGCCCGCATCCTCAGCAACGGCCATGCCGTCGAGCTTAGCGGCCGGGCCGACGTCGAGGTGACGATGCCGGTGCCGGTCCGCCGCATCCGGCCGGGCGAGATCATCGAGCCGTCCGATCTGACCACCATCCGCCTGTCGCTCGACCGCGCCGGGGCGGGCTTCATCGCCTCGGCCGACGCGCTGATCGGCCAGTCGCCTCGGCGGCAGATCTCCGCCGGGCGGCTGGTCCAGGTCGGATCGGTCGGCGCCCCCATCGTCGTCCAGCGCAACCGGCCGGTGACTCTCGTTTACGAGGATGGCGCGCTGATGCTGGCCGCACGCGGGCGGGCGTTGCAGGAGGGCGGAGTCGGCGACACCGTCCGCGTCATGAACATCGCCAGCAGCACCGTGGTCACCGGCACCGTCACCGGGTCCGAGACCGTGTCGGTCAGCGGCCCGCGGATTCCGCAGGCAGCAAAGCCCTAA
- the flgF gene encoding flagellar basal-body rod protein FlgF translates to MENQLYIGLSRQMALRRQLDVVANNVANMNTVGFRGERTLFEAAMEAGGRKPTDRIAFTIDRSTYTDLRAGAFTETGNPYDVALDGDGFLSVQTPDGVRYTRDGRLRRDADGTLVGPNGYPVLDDGRRPIVIPSDASRITIGSDGLLSADGAVVSRIAVSRFANPQALKQTGDLLFEPAQGMEALPAPDTRLVEGKVERSNVQGIVEIGRMMDLTRDYQAVTKMVDDGQDLLRSAINRLGKSS, encoded by the coding sequence ATGGAGAACCAGCTTTACATCGGACTGTCGCGCCAGATGGCGCTGCGGCGGCAGCTGGACGTCGTTGCCAACAACGTCGCCAATATGAATACGGTCGGCTTCCGTGGTGAGCGCACCCTGTTCGAAGCGGCGATGGAGGCCGGCGGGCGCAAGCCGACCGACCGCATCGCCTTTACCATCGACCGCTCCACCTACACCGACCTGCGCGCCGGCGCCTTCACCGAGACTGGCAATCCCTATGACGTGGCGCTGGACGGCGACGGGTTCCTGTCGGTGCAGACGCCGGACGGCGTGCGCTACACCCGCGACGGACGGCTGCGCCGCGATGCCGACGGCACGCTGGTCGGCCCCAACGGCTATCCCGTACTGGATGACGGCCGCCGGCCCATCGTCATCCCGTCCGATGCGTCCAGGATCACCATCGGGTCCGACGGGCTGCTGTCGGCCGATGGCGCCGTGGTCTCCCGCATCGCCGTGTCGCGCTTCGCCAATCCCCAGGCGCTGAAGCAGACCGGCGACCTGCTGTTCGAGCCGGCCCAGGGCATGGAGGCGCTCCCCGCCCCCGACACCCGTCTGGTGGAAGGCAAGGTCGAGCGCTCCAACGTGCAGGGCATCGTCGAGATCGGCCGGATGATGGACCTGACCCGCGATTATCAGGCGGTGACCAAGATGGTGGACGACGGGCAGGATCTTCTGCGCTCCGCCATCAACCGCCTCGGCAAATCCTCGTAA
- a CDS encoding flagellar motor protein MotB — translation MPRKTALPPIIVKRHLGGHLGGHDEEEHNGTWKLAYADFVTAMMTFFLVMWLMNITTTEQRKGIADYFNPVAVSQSNSGADGMLAGRSVDKMGSLTTPNAAGDQASPVASPPVVASVGDSDRQPAGRKDPMPHPPGGNVQPVDLLRPATESAPPTPAAAAPAPQATRAELEALLDRQSSELTEKVALESLERDLRQRIAASPDLNALQGSLVIQQMPEGLRVQLTDQARFSMFKVGSAQMNDQGRRLMRMVASALASVPNPIGITGHTDALGYAPDAKYGNWELSSDRANAARRELIASGIPGARIVRVEGRADLDHFGASDPLDPSNRRISITLLRR, via the coding sequence ATGCCGCGCAAGACCGCCCTCCCCCCGATCATCGTCAAGCGCCACCTCGGCGGCCATCTGGGCGGCCATGACGAGGAAGAGCACAACGGCACCTGGAAGCTGGCCTACGCCGACTTCGTGACGGCGATGATGACCTTCTTCCTGGTGATGTGGCTGATGAACATCACCACCACCGAACAACGCAAGGGGATCGCCGACTATTTCAACCCGGTCGCGGTGTCGCAGAGCAATTCCGGCGCCGACGGCATGCTGGCCGGCCGTTCGGTCGACAAGATGGGGTCGCTGACCACCCCGAACGCCGCCGGCGATCAGGCGAGCCCGGTCGCCTCCCCGCCCGTCGTCGCCTCGGTCGGCGACAGCGACCGCCAGCCGGCCGGTCGCAAGGATCCGATGCCCCATCCGCCCGGGGGCAATGTTCAGCCGGTGGATCTGCTGCGCCCCGCAACGGAGAGCGCGCCACCGACACCTGCGGCCGCAGCGCCAGCCCCCCAGGCCACCCGTGCGGAGCTGGAGGCGTTGCTCGACCGCCAGTCATCCGAACTGACGGAGAAGGTGGCGCTGGAGTCGCTGGAACGGGATCTCCGCCAGCGCATCGCCGCATCACCGGACCTGAACGCCCTGCAGGGCAGCCTTGTGATCCAGCAGATGCCGGAGGGCTTGCGTGTCCAGCTGACCGATCAGGCCCGCTTCTCGATGTTCAAGGTCGGGTCGGCCCAGATGAACGACCAGGGCCGCCGGCTGATGCGGATGGTGGCGTCGGCGCTGGCGTCGGTGCCGAATCCGATCGGCATCACCGGACACACGGATGCGCTGGGCTATGCGCCGGATGCAAAGTACGGCAATTGGGAACTGTCGAGCGACCGCGCCAACGCCGCCCGCCGCGAACTGATCGCCAGCGGCATTCCCGGCGCCCGCATCGTCCGGGTGGAGGGGCGTGCCGATCTGGACCATTTCGGGGCCAGCGATCCGCTCGATCCCAGCAACCGGCGGATCAGCATCACCTTGCTGCGGCGGTAG